Proteins from a single region of Bradyrhizobium diazoefficiens:
- a CDS encoding TonB-dependent receptor gives MNSLPSLRAFRILLMSASSLTLATLWSAEAMAQNDNATPGTATPQPSASPTAAPSPTPQATETPAPAQPAAQAPQQQAAPTAGPGTTVLPETRVAAPAERRRPRTPPQPQPTRQVTTTPPATVPTQAQVEAAANRQVVQQTQNFDQRRDSVILPKAGTTNYQLNQRDLETLPQGSAAQLSDIVLQFPGVYQDSTSAGDFHIRNEHANVQYRINGILLPDGVSGFSQLLETSFISNIQLLTGALPAQYGLRTAGVLDITSKSGAALSGGSVSIYGGSRQTITPSFEYGGVAGNTDYYVAGRYLNTGLGLENPLPSLNAIHDHSEQGRFFAYTSTALDPQTRVVTISGFGLTRYQIPNNPGQPGNAGGFCTDPACTTYTAFGKSAFDSATLNENQYEKNAYNVIAWQKSEGNFDAQLSYYSRYSDLHFLPDPVGDLFINNVASDVYRSSFLNGVSGDFSYRLNEAHTVRAGFYTHGEQTRIANVSTVQPLDPADPSGLTAIDSPFNILDKSRLFGWQLGAYAQDEWRLTRELTLNYGLRFDQIYQYTDANQFSPRASLTYKPWWSTVLHVGYMRTFQPPPQVLGRTAAADIFNGTTSAVPTVTADQAAVLPGQVAGQPLQNIGAIQPERADVYDAGFTQQLLPQCPTSAGAMPTKAPVAANCPSLELGGSIYYKKARDLLDDGQFGQAYTLTAFNYDRAENYGTELKLRFRWGGFSADTSWAWGVQHAHTVVSNQTLFSPDDLAYIQNHWIHTDHDQTYTGSGRVAYRWFDSNTWLDGTTVSATFIYGSGLRTDPPDGSTCPNCAHLPSYWQVNTGVSHEFVNGWNGLPVTVRFDVVNVADYIYQIRNGSGIGVFAPQYGPRRGYYFGISQKIGGPEKTPGVLGAFYTKAQAPIAYHWAGAYVGANFGGALSAGEHVLTPIGWGATNPAGALGGLQFGYNHLLAPNWLVGIEGELEWTSAQGKANFIDPAGTAALSMTSDHSWYDTLSGRIGYVTGPLMLYAKGGAAWMNADYRMDVNSGLDGTTLVSTTRPGWIAGGGVEYMLGSRWSAKLEYNHLDFGSKSLSFATPFGNSVTVESAVDQVKAGVNYHFDGLL, from the coding sequence ATGAACAGCCTCCCCTCCTTGCGTGCGTTCCGCATCCTGCTCATGTCGGCATCGTCGCTCACTCTCGCGACCCTTTGGAGCGCGGAGGCGATGGCGCAGAATGACAATGCAACGCCCGGCACCGCCACGCCGCAGCCCAGCGCTTCTCCGACCGCAGCGCCCTCGCCGACGCCGCAAGCGACCGAGACACCCGCTCCCGCGCAGCCGGCAGCGCAAGCGCCGCAGCAGCAGGCGGCTCCCACTGCCGGGCCAGGCACGACCGTACTGCCGGAAACCCGCGTAGCCGCGCCGGCCGAACGACGGCGGCCGCGCACACCGCCGCAGCCGCAGCCGACGAGGCAGGTCACGACCACTCCGCCTGCGACTGTGCCGACGCAGGCACAGGTCGAAGCCGCCGCCAATCGTCAGGTCGTCCAGCAGACCCAGAATTTCGACCAGCGGCGTGACAGCGTCATTCTGCCGAAGGCCGGCACGACGAACTACCAACTCAACCAGAGGGACCTCGAGACGCTCCCGCAGGGAAGTGCCGCCCAGCTCAGCGACATCGTGCTGCAATTTCCGGGCGTCTACCAGGACTCAACGAGCGCCGGCGATTTCCACATCCGCAACGAGCACGCCAACGTTCAGTACCGGATCAATGGAATCCTGCTGCCCGACGGCGTTTCCGGTTTCTCGCAGCTTCTGGAGACCTCCTTCATCAGCAACATACAGTTGCTTACCGGCGCGCTGCCGGCCCAATATGGCTTGCGTACGGCGGGTGTCCTCGACATCACTTCGAAGAGCGGAGCGGCGCTGTCCGGGGGCAGCGTCAGCATTTATGGCGGCAGCCGCCAGACCATCACCCCAAGCTTCGAATATGGCGGGGTCGCGGGAAACACCGACTATTATGTCGCCGGCCGCTATCTCAACACCGGCCTCGGTCTCGAGAATCCCCTGCCGTCCCTCAACGCCATCCACGATCATTCGGAACAGGGCCGATTCTTCGCCTATACGTCGACGGCTCTCGATCCGCAGACGCGCGTCGTCACCATTTCGGGCTTCGGCCTGACCCGCTACCAGATCCCCAACAATCCCGGGCAGCCCGGCAACGCCGGAGGCTTCTGCACCGACCCGGCCTGCACTACCTACACCGCCTTTGGCAAAAGCGCCTTTGATTCGGCGACCCTCAATGAGAACCAATACGAGAAGAACGCCTACAACGTCATTGCTTGGCAGAAATCCGAAGGCAATTTCGATGCGCAGCTTTCCTATTATTCGCGTTACAGCGATCTTCACTTCCTTCCGGATCCCGTCGGCGATCTCTTCATCAACAACGTCGCATCCGATGTTTACCGCAGCTCGTTCCTCAACGGCGTGTCCGGCGATTTCTCGTACCGCCTGAACGAGGCGCACACCGTTCGCGCCGGTTTTTACACCCACGGCGAGCAAACCCGGATCGCGAACGTCAGCACCGTTCAGCCGCTCGATCCGGCCGATCCGAGCGGCCTGACGGCGATCGACTCGCCATTCAACATTCTCGACAAGAGCAGATTGTTCGGCTGGCAGCTCGGCGCCTATGCGCAGGACGAGTGGCGGCTCACCCGGGAGCTCACGCTCAATTACGGACTGCGGTTCGACCAGATCTATCAATACACCGATGCCAACCAGTTCAGCCCGCGCGCCAGCCTGACCTACAAGCCATGGTGGTCGACCGTGCTGCATGTCGGCTACATGCGCACGTTCCAGCCGCCGCCGCAGGTGCTTGGCCGGACGGCTGCAGCCGATATTTTCAATGGAACGACTTCGGCCGTCCCGACGGTTACGGCCGATCAGGCGGCGGTGCTGCCGGGCCAGGTGGCCGGCCAGCCGCTTCAGAATATCGGCGCGATCCAGCCCGAGCGGGCAGATGTTTACGACGCCGGCTTTACGCAGCAATTGCTGCCGCAATGTCCGACCAGCGCGGGCGCGATGCCGACCAAAGCGCCCGTCGCAGCAAATTGTCCGAGCCTGGAACTCGGCGGCAGCATCTACTACAAGAAGGCCAGGGACCTGCTTGATGACGGGCAGTTCGGCCAAGCCTACACGCTGACCGCGTTCAACTACGATAGAGCCGAAAATTACGGCACCGAGCTGAAACTCAGGTTCAGGTGGGGCGGCTTCTCCGCCGACACCAGTTGGGCATGGGGCGTCCAGCACGCGCACACTGTCGTGTCGAACCAGACGCTGTTCAGTCCGGATGACCTGGCCTACATCCAGAACCATTGGATCCACACCGACCACGATCAGACCTATACGGGCTCAGGACGGGTCGCCTACCGGTGGTTCGACTCCAACACCTGGTTGGACGGCACCACTGTGAGCGCGACGTTCATTTACGGCAGCGGCCTGCGGACGGACCCTCCGGATGGCTCGACCTGCCCCAACTGCGCCCACCTGCCGTCCTACTGGCAGGTCAACACCGGTGTGTCGCACGAGTTCGTCAATGGCTGGAACGGACTGCCGGTGACGGTCCGGTTCGACGTGGTCAACGTGGCCGACTACATCTATCAAATCCGCAACGGCAGCGGCATCGGCGTGTTTGCCCCGCAGTACGGACCGCGGCGCGGATATTATTTCGGCATCTCGCAAAAGATCGGCGGTCCGGAGAAGACTCCGGGCGTCCTGGGTGCCTTCTACACCAAGGCTCAAGCCCCGATTGCCTATCATTGGGCCGGTGCTTATGTCGGCGCCAACTTCGGCGGTGCGTTGAGCGCGGGCGAGCATGTGCTCACGCCGATCGGCTGGGGGGCGACAAATCCGGCCGGCGCGCTTGGTGGTCTGCAGTTCGGGTACAATCATCTGCTTGCGCCGAACTGGCTGGTCGGCATCGAGGGCGAACTCGAGTGGACCTCGGCACAAGGCAAAGCCAACTTCATTGATCCCGCCGGAACGGCCGCACTGTCGATGACCAGCGATCACAGCTGGTATGACACTTTGAGCGGCCGGATCGGCTATGTCACGGGACCGCTGATGCTATATGCAAAGGGCGGCGCCGCATGGATGAATGCGGACTACCGCATGGACGTGAACAGCGGGCTCGACGGAACCACCCTGGTCAGCACGACCAGGCCCGGCTGGATCGCCGGCGGCGGCGTGGAATATATGCTGGGTTCTCGCTGGTCGGCCAAGCTGGAGTACAATCACCTCGACTTCGGCAGCAAGAGCTTGAGCTTCGCGACACCGTTCGGCAACAGCGTGACCGTCGAGTCCGCGGTCGACCAGGTCAAAGCCGGCGTGAACTATCATTTTGACGGACTCCTTTGA
- a CDS encoding DUF2946 family protein yields the protein MRWFRKHIGQGSWLALVALAINFTLAFGHVHTLNGHESGPLVLALGASHSGQSQNQPANHPDDDLCPICMAVAAMGNALASTPPATLPIELAEAPLDRTIDQLRPAPRFPRASFQSRAPPIS from the coding sequence ATGCGCTGGTTTCGGAAGCATATCGGGCAAGGTTCGTGGCTCGCACTCGTTGCGCTGGCCATCAACTTCACGCTGGCCTTCGGTCACGTCCATACGTTGAACGGACACGAGTCCGGGCCGTTGGTGCTGGCTCTCGGGGCGAGCCACAGCGGCCAAAGCCAGAACCAGCCTGCGAACCATCCTGACGACGATCTCTGCCCGATCTGCATGGCCGTCGCCGCCATGGGCAACGCGCTGGCCTCAACGCCTCCGGCGACGCTGCCGATCGAGCTGGCCGAAGCGCCGCTCGATCGCACGATCGATCAATTGCGCCCGGCACCGCGCTTCCCCCGCGCCAGCTTTCAGTCGCGCGCGCCTCCGATCTCCTGA
- a CDS encoding DUF1007 family protein: MMKTMSCCCAGFLLWLFASRAEAHPHVWVTFHSEVLYAADGKMTGVRHAWTFDDMFSAYALQGISHAKKGHYTREELASLAQTNMDSLKEYAYFTYARADGKKLKFGDPVDYWLEYKNAALTLHFTLPLRAAVSANAMQIEVYDPTIFVDFEFAKDKPVSLNGAPQCAVSYDLPHQPTPAEQARLSQLDAVPLDSSSTYGEIFANKIQVKCP, encoded by the coding sequence ATGATGAAAACGATGTCCTGCTGCTGCGCAGGTTTCCTGCTTTGGTTGTTTGCGAGCCGTGCGGAGGCGCATCCCCACGTCTGGGTGACGTTCCATAGCGAAGTGCTCTACGCGGCCGACGGCAAGATGACGGGCGTGCGTCATGCCTGGACCTTCGACGACATGTTTTCGGCCTATGCGCTTCAGGGCATCTCCCACGCCAAAAAAGGACATTACACGCGCGAGGAGCTGGCCTCACTTGCCCAGACCAACATGGATTCCCTGAAGGAATACGCTTATTTCACCTACGCGCGCGCCGACGGCAAGAAGCTGAAGTTCGGCGACCCGGTCGACTATTGGCTCGAATACAAGAATGCCGCGCTGACCCTGCATTTCACCTTGCCTCTGAGAGCGGCGGTCTCTGCCAACGCCATGCAGATCGAGGTCTACGACCCCACGATCTTCGTCGATTTCGAATTCGCCAAGGACAAGCCGGTGTCCTTGAACGGCGCGCCGCAATGCGCCGTGAGCTACGATCTTCCACATCAGCCGACGCCGGCCGAGCAGGCGCGGCTCAGCCAGCTCGATGCCGTGCCGCTCGATTCCTCCAGCACGTATGGCGAAATTTTCGCCAACAAGATCCAGGTGAAGTGCCCGTGA
- a CDS encoding nickel/cobalt transporter, translating to MTRSRKVSLAAWMVILVSCVTGMASAWAAPFGAPHPATAISSSGLTGWIFAEQAAFYRSLSGFIRASREDGAAMWELFGISFVYGIFHAAGPGHGKAVISSYLVANEETWRRGVVLSFASAGIQAIVAIIVVAIAAVLLGATAKAIGLTVHLVEIVSYGLVVLIGLRLLYVKGRAFLIASRELTWRQAPELAFASAPATKAVQSFATRPPAMAMRAAQCQLDGCTVHGFQCEGDHDHHASAWGHAHGPEPAALAGAGGWQRGMAAVVAVGLRPCSGAIIVLIFALAQDLFWTGVGATLIMGLGTAITVAAIATLAVGARRVASRIAGSRSGTGMLIMRAIEVGAAALIVAFGGLLLAGYLESERLWMFTG from the coding sequence GTGACCAGATCCCGCAAAGTTTCCTTGGCTGCCTGGATGGTGATCCTCGTGTCCTGCGTAACCGGTATGGCGTCGGCATGGGCCGCACCGTTCGGAGCGCCGCATCCCGCAACGGCCATCTCCTCGTCGGGACTTACGGGCTGGATCTTTGCCGAGCAGGCGGCCTTTTACCGCTCGCTGTCGGGCTTCATCCGGGCATCCCGCGAGGATGGGGCCGCGATGTGGGAGCTGTTCGGCATTTCCTTTGTCTACGGCATTTTCCACGCCGCAGGTCCTGGCCATGGCAAGGCGGTCATCTCTTCCTACCTTGTCGCTAACGAGGAGACGTGGCGGCGAGGCGTGGTCCTGTCGTTTGCATCCGCGGGCATCCAGGCGATCGTCGCGATCATCGTCGTGGCCATCGCCGCCGTGCTGCTTGGCGCGACTGCCAAGGCGATCGGGCTGACCGTCCATCTGGTCGAGATCGTCAGTTATGGTCTCGTCGTCCTGATCGGCCTGCGGCTTCTCTATGTCAAAGGCCGCGCCTTCCTGATCGCCAGCCGCGAGCTGACATGGCGCCAAGCGCCCGAGCTTGCTTTCGCGTCAGCTCCCGCAACCAAAGCCGTCCAATCCTTCGCCACGCGGCCTCCTGCGATGGCCATGCGCGCAGCGCAGTGCCAGCTCGACGGATGCACCGTGCACGGTTTTCAGTGCGAGGGCGATCACGACCACCACGCTTCGGCTTGGGGCCATGCCCATGGACCCGAGCCGGCCGCTCTCGCCGGCGCCGGCGGATGGCAACGAGGGATGGCCGCGGTGGTCGCGGTGGGATTGCGCCCCTGCTCCGGCGCCATCATCGTGCTGATCTTCGCGCTGGCGCAGGACCTGTTCTGGACCGGCGTGGGTGCAACGCTGATCATGGGATTGGGAACGGCGATCACCGTGGCCGCGATCGCAACCCTCGCGGTCGGCGCGCGGCGCGTGGCGAGCCGCATTGCCGGGTCACGCTCCGGAACGGGCATGCTCATCATGCGAGCGATTGAAGTTGGCGCCGCGGCGCTCATCGTCGCGTTCGGAGGACTATTGTTGGCCGGCTATCTGGAGAGCGAGCGCCTCTGGATGTTTACCGGATAG
- a CDS encoding DUF4159 domain-containing protein, whose translation MMGLPLAFTEPLLLIGLVSLPVLWWLLRVMPPRPRRIEFPPTRLLFDIAPREETPARTPWWLTALRLLAAALVIFAAAGPIWNPQTGLAASKAPLMIMFDDGWSAASNWDTRIRAADELIANADNDRRAIALVPLSEPNRDITLMPAGAARVALRQIVPKPYSIERVETLPAIDRFLKATGDCEIAWLSDGVDTGRGEEFVAGLGKTLGDRSLTVFEGGTSSPLALVAAENAAAKMTVKVLRTDSGIASGTVRALDQKASPIGEARFTFGPQDKETEAAFDLPVELRNDISRLEISGERSAGAVQLLDKRWRRRAIGIVSGSTSETAQPLLAPTFYLTRALAPFADVRLADKGAPQQGITQFLDQKLPMIILADVGTVAPELRERLNAWIDQGGVLVRFAGPRLAQAEDDLVPVKLRKGGRTLGGSLTWEKPQHLAAFAADGPFAGVAVPKDVTVSRQVLAEPDAVLATKSWASLEDGTPLVTGEHRGKGIVSLFHVSADMRWSDLPMSGTFVEMLRRVVDMSGYTSKPGPGVAVEASTETLAPLHMLDGFGAFGPPPATAKPLTADYRDRATPDHPPGWYGPAEGPLAVNTLASADRIAALNTASLRARHATYTNAEPRDLRGWLLSTSLALFLVDAIIVALLGGGIAALLRRRAAPAMILLGVMLAGIAVLSPTPSRADSASDEFAMKSTSQTRLAYVVTGNADVDSIVKAGLTGLTLFLAQRTALEAGDPVGVDPAHDELAFFPLIYWPIVPGVPKPPQDAINKIDAYMKQGGTVIFDTRDAVEAPPGENGASQTPGMQALREILSSLDVPELEPVPREHVLTKTFYLLRDFPGRFSSGQTWVEALPREDDDESAQRPARGGDGVSPIIITSNDLAGAWALRPDGQPMLPLTPGEPRQREFAYRAGVNIVMYTLTGNYKADQVHAPALIERLGQ comes from the coding sequence ATGATGGGATTGCCGCTCGCCTTCACCGAACCGCTGCTGCTGATCGGCCTTGTCAGCCTGCCGGTGTTGTGGTGGCTGCTCCGCGTGATGCCGCCGCGGCCGCGCCGCATCGAATTTCCGCCGACGCGCCTGTTGTTCGACATCGCACCGAGAGAAGAGACGCCGGCGCGGACGCCGTGGTGGCTGACCGCGCTGCGGCTGCTGGCTGCGGCGCTCGTCATTTTCGCCGCCGCGGGCCCGATCTGGAATCCGCAGACCGGCCTTGCCGCCAGCAAGGCGCCGCTGATGATCATGTTCGACGACGGCTGGAGCGCTGCCTCGAATTGGGACACGCGGATCCGGGCCGCCGACGAACTGATCGCCAATGCCGACAACGACCGCCGCGCGATCGCGCTGGTGCCGCTGTCCGAGCCGAACCGCGACATCACCCTGATGCCGGCAGGCGCCGCGCGCGTTGCGCTGCGGCAGATCGTGCCAAAGCCCTATTCGATCGAGCGCGTTGAAACGCTTCCCGCGATCGACCGTTTCCTCAAAGCGACCGGCGACTGCGAAATCGCCTGGCTGTCTGACGGTGTCGATACCGGCCGCGGCGAAGAGTTCGTGGCTGGGCTCGGCAAGACCTTAGGGGATCGCAGCTTGACGGTGTTCGAAGGCGGCACGTCCTCTCCGCTGGCATTGGTCGCGGCGGAAAACGCGGCGGCGAAGATGACGGTGAAGGTGCTGCGCACCGACAGCGGCATTGCCAGCGGCACCGTGCGGGCGCTCGACCAGAAGGCCTCCCCGATCGGCGAGGCGCGCTTCACCTTCGGCCCCCAGGACAAGGAGACCGAGGCGGCGTTCGACCTGCCGGTCGAGCTGCGCAACGACATCTCGCGGCTCGAGATCTCCGGCGAGCGCTCGGCCGGCGCGGTGCAGCTGCTCGACAAGCGCTGGCGGCGGCGCGCCATCGGCATCGTCTCGGGCTCGACCAGCGAGACCGCGCAACCGTTGCTGGCGCCGACCTTCTATCTCACCCGCGCGCTGGCGCCGTTCGCGGACGTGCGGCTGGCCGACAAGGGCGCGCCGCAGCAGGGCATCACCCAATTCCTCGACCAGAAACTGCCGATGATCATCCTCGCCGATGTCGGCACCGTCGCGCCCGAATTGCGCGAGCGTCTCAACGCCTGGATCGACCAGGGCGGCGTGCTCGTGCGGTTCGCCGGGCCTCGGCTGGCGCAGGCCGAGGACGATCTCGTCCCGGTCAAGCTGCGCAAGGGCGGCCGCACGCTCGGCGGCAGCCTGACCTGGGAGAAGCCGCAGCATCTCGCCGCCTTCGCAGCCGACGGTCCGTTTGCCGGCGTCGCCGTTCCCAAAGATGTCACCGTCAGCCGGCAGGTGCTGGCCGAGCCCGATGCGGTGCTCGCCACCAAGAGCTGGGCCTCGCTCGAAGACGGCACGCCGCTCGTGACCGGCGAGCATCGCGGCAAGGGCATCGTCAGCCTGTTCCATGTCAGTGCCGATATGCGCTGGTCGGATCTGCCGATGTCCGGCACCTTCGTCGAAATGCTGAGGCGCGTCGTCGACATGTCCGGCTACACCTCCAAGCCCGGCCCCGGCGTTGCCGTTGAGGCGAGCACCGAGACGCTGGCACCGCTGCACATGCTGGACGGCTTCGGCGCATTTGGGCCGCCGCCCGCCACCGCCAAGCCGCTGACGGCTGATTATCGCGACCGCGCCACGCCGGATCATCCGCCCGGCTGGTACGGTCCGGCAGAAGGACCGCTCGCCGTGAACACGCTCGCCAGCGCCGACCGCATCGCCGCCCTCAACACTGCGAGCCTCCGCGCCCGGCATGCCACCTACACCAACGCCGAGCCGCGCGACTTGCGTGGCTGGCTGCTGTCGACGTCGCTGGCGCTGTTTCTGGTGGACGCCATTATCGTGGCGCTGCTCGGCGGCGGGATCGCCGCGCTGCTGCGCCGTCGCGCCGCGCCTGCCATGATCCTGCTCGGGGTCATGCTTGCCGGCATCGCGGTGCTTTCGCCGACGCCGTCGCGCGCCGACAGCGCGTCGGACGAATTCGCGATGAAGTCGACGTCGCAGACCCGCCTCGCCTATGTCGTCACCGGCAATGCCGACGTCGATTCCATCGTCAAGGCCGGCCTGACCGGCCTGACGCTGTTCCTGGCGCAGCGCACCGCGCTCGAGGCCGGCGATCCCGTCGGCGTCGATCCCGCGCATGACGAGCTCGCCTTCTTCCCGCTGATCTACTGGCCGATCGTGCCTGGCGTGCCGAAGCCGCCGCAGGACGCCATCAACAAGATCGACGCCTATATGAAGCAGGGCGGCACCGTGATCTTCGACACCCGCGATGCGGTCGAAGCACCACCCGGCGAGAACGGTGCCTCGCAGACGCCGGGCATGCAGGCCCTGCGCGAGATCCTGTCCTCGCTCGACGTGCCCGAGCTCGAGCCGGTGCCGCGCGAGCACGTGCTGACCAAGACCTTCTATCTGTTGCGCGACTTCCCCGGCCGCTTCAGCTCGGGCCAGACCTGGGTCGAGGCGCTACCGCGCGAGGACGACGACGAGAGCGCGCAGCGCCCCGCGCGCGGCGGCGACGGCGTCTCCCCGATCATCATCACCTCCAACGACCTCGCCGGCGCCTGGGCGCTCCGTCCCGACGGCCAGCCGATGCTGCCGCTGACACCCGGCGAGCCGCGCCAGCGCGAATTCGCCTACCGCGCCGGCGTCAACATCGTGATGTACACGCTGACCGGCAACTACAAGGCCGACCAGGTGCACGCACCGGCCCTGATCGAACGGCTGGGGCAATAG
- a CDS encoding DUF58 domain-containing protein gives MAAENGHRAKETIAIRRADGESRTLAASLPRLVLEARRIAANVIHGLHGRRRAGSGENFWQYRRFVSGEPSQNVDWRRSARDDHLYVRELEWEASHTVWIWPDRSPSMAFASKTARESKLERTLIVAFALAELLVAGGERVGIPGLMAPTASRSVIDKMAQAMLHDDADRLSLPPSFVPAALAETIVLSDFWSPIAEIRTTLAGLSGSGAHGTLVQVVDPAEESFPYSGRVEFVEPEGFGVITAGRAESWAEDYTTRLALHRDQIRAETNKLDWLFATHATDRSAAELLLFLHAGMQVSKSGARITTIKAGPAA, from the coding sequence ATGGCCGCAGAGAACGGGCATAGAGCGAAGGAGACAATAGCGATCCGACGTGCCGATGGCGAAAGCCGTACGCTCGCCGCTTCGCTGCCGCGCCTGGTGCTCGAGGCTCGCCGCATCGCCGCCAACGTCATCCACGGTTTGCACGGCCGCCGCCGCGCCGGCTCCGGCGAAAATTTCTGGCAATACCGTCGCTTCGTCTCGGGCGAGCCGTCGCAGAATGTCGACTGGCGCCGCTCGGCGCGGGACGACCATCTCTATGTCCGCGAGCTTGAATGGGAAGCCTCGCACACGGTCTGGATCTGGCCCGACCGCTCGCCGTCGATGGCGTTCGCCTCGAAGACCGCGCGCGAATCCAAGCTGGAGCGGACGCTGATCGTCGCCTTCGCGCTGGCCGAGCTGCTGGTCGCGGGCGGCGAACGCGTCGGCATTCCCGGATTGATGGCACCGACCGCAAGCCGCAGCGTCATCGACAAAATGGCGCAGGCGATGCTGCATGACGATGCCGACCGCCTGAGCCTGCCGCCGTCCTTCGTGCCTGCGGCGCTAGCCGAGACCATCGTGCTGTCGGATTTCTGGTCGCCGATCGCGGAGATCAGGACGACGCTCGCAGGGCTCTCCGGCTCCGGCGCGCATGGCACACTGGTGCAGGTCGTCGATCCCGCCGAAGAGTCGTTTCCCTATTCGGGCCGCGTCGAATTCGTCGAGCCCGAGGGCTTTGGCGTGATCACCGCCGGCCGCGCCGAGAGCTGGGCAGAGGATTACACCACGCGGCTGGCACTGCACCGCGACCAGATCCGCGCCGAGACGAACAAGCTGGACTGGCTGTTCGCGACGCATGCGACCGACCGCTCCGCGGCCGAGCTGCTGCTGTTCCTGCATGCCGGCATGCAGGTGAGCAAGTCGGGCGCCCGCATCACGACGATCAAGGCGGGGCCGGCCGCATGA
- a CDS encoding MoxR family ATPase, producing MAESVEKLEDGVVRSAEQVSSQVRAAKDAIASVIFGQDRVIENTLVTILSGGHALLIGVPGLAKTKLVETLGVTLGLDAKRIQFTPDLMPSDILGAEVLDESTTGKRSFRFIAGPVFAQLLMADEINRASPRTQSALLQAMQEQHITVAGARHDLPKPFHVLATQNPLEQEGTYPLPEAQLDRFLMEIDVDYPDRDAERRILFETTGAEETLAKGSMNADALITAQRLVRRLPVGDSVVEAILSLVRAARPGAESGEAGKFIAWGPGPRASQSLMLAVRARALIEGRLAPSIDDVLDLAEPILKHRMALTFQARAEGRTIPDVIKQLKTRIG from the coding sequence ATGGCGGAAAGTGTCGAGAAGCTCGAAGACGGTGTCGTCCGTTCGGCCGAGCAGGTGTCGAGCCAGGTGCGCGCGGCGAAGGACGCGATCGCGTCCGTCATCTTTGGTCAGGATCGCGTGATCGAGAACACGCTGGTCACCATCCTGTCCGGCGGCCATGCGCTCTTGATCGGCGTGCCCGGTCTGGCCAAGACCAAGCTGGTCGAGACGCTCGGCGTCACGCTCGGTCTCGATGCCAAGCGCATCCAGTTCACGCCCGATCTGATGCCGTCGGATATTCTCGGCGCCGAAGTGTTAGATGAGAGCACCACGGGAAAACGATCGTTCCGCTTCATCGCAGGTCCCGTGTTCGCGCAACTGTTGATGGCCGACGAGATCAACCGCGCCAGCCCGCGCACGCAATCGGCGCTGCTGCAGGCGATGCAGGAGCAGCACATCACCGTCGCCGGCGCGCGTCACGATCTGCCGAAGCCGTTCCACGTGCTCGCGACGCAAAACCCGCTGGAGCAGGAAGGCACCTATCCGCTGCCCGAAGCGCAGCTCGACCGCTTCCTGATGGAGATCGACGTCGATTATCCCGATCGCGATGCCGAACGGCGCATCCTGTTCGAGACCACCGGCGCCGAGGAGACGCTGGCCAAGGGCTCGATGAATGCGGATGCGCTGATCACGGCGCAGCGGCTGGTGCGCCGCCTGCCGGTCGGCGATTCCGTGGTCGAGGCGATCCTGTCGCTGGTGCGCGCGGCCCGTCCCGGCGCGGAGAGCGGCGAAGCCGGCAAGTTCATTGCCTGGGGCCCCGGCCCGCGCGCCAGCCAATCCCTGATGTTGGCGGTGCGCGCCCGCGCGCTGATCGAGGGACGTCTCGCGCCCTCGATCGACGACGTGCTCGACCTCGCCGAGCCGATCTTGAAGCACCGTATGGCACTGACCTTCCAGGCACGCGCCGAAGGGCGCACGATTCCGGACGTGATCAAACAATTGAAAACGCGGATCGGTTGA
- a CDS encoding DUF1285 domain-containing protein: protein MANQGQSADRGLEGLTAAAKSAADTEGARKGLPPVHLWNPPFCGDLDIRIASDGTWFYMGTPIGRHALVRLFSTILKREGDNHFLVTPVEKVGIRVDDAPFMAVEMRKDGEDSHRVLSFRTNVDDWVTCDAAHRLRFEQAADGGLTPYLHVRADLWAKVTRALYYDLVDMGEERMVDGQPMFGVESAGEFFAMADAEQVRAAL, encoded by the coding sequence ATGGCGAACCAAGGGCAGAGTGCCGATCGCGGTCTTGAGGGGCTGACTGCCGCCGCCAAAAGTGCTGCCGATACCGAAGGCGCCAGAAAGGGCCTGCCGCCGGTGCATCTGTGGAATCCGCCGTTCTGCGGCGATCTCGACATCCGAATCGCGTCCGATGGGACCTGGTTCTACATGGGCACCCCAATCGGGCGCCATGCGCTGGTTCGTCTGTTCTCGACCATCCTGAAGCGCGAAGGTGACAATCATTTCCTCGTCACGCCCGTGGAGAAGGTCGGCATCCGCGTCGACGACGCGCCGTTCATGGCGGTCGAGATGCGGAAGGATGGCGAGGACAGCCATCGCGTGCTGAGCTTCCGCACCAATGTCGACGACTGGGTCACCTGCGACGCCGCGCACCGGCTGCGCTTCGAGCAGGCGGCGGACGGCGGCCTGACACCATATCTGCATGTCCGTGCCGATCTCTGGGCCAAGGTCACCCGCGCGCTTTACTACGATCTGGTTGACATGGGCGAGGAGCGGATGGTCGATGGCCAGCCGATGTTTGGCGTCGAGTCGGCCGGCGAATTCTTCGCCATGGCCGACGCGGAGCAGGTGAGGGCCGCGCTTTGA